The Terriglobia bacterium genome window below encodes:
- a CDS encoding Smr/MutS family protein, producing MKRRKSALKVVNLEQDMPTVPLALSLLNDALRMARAEGYAAVKIIHGYGSSGKGGAIRMAVQAELMQRARAGELRAFIAGEEWRISDERSWALLQSCPELKQDTDLGRGNKGISIVVL from the coding sequence ATGAAGAGGCGGAAATCGGCGCTGAAGGTCGTTAACCTGGAGCAGGACATGCCGACGGTGCCGCTGGCATTGTCATTGCTGAATGACGCGCTGCGGATGGCACGAGCCGAGGGGTATGCGGCGGTAAAGATCATCCATGGGTACGGCTCTTCCGGGAAAGGCGGCGCGATTCGCATGGCGGTGCAGGCGGAGTTGATGCAGCGGGCGCGCGCCGGAGAACTACGCGCGTTCATCGCCGGCGAGGAGTGGCGGATTTCCGACGAGCGCTCGTGGGCGCTGTTGCAGTCTTGTCCTGAGCTGAAACAAGACACCGATTTGGGGCGGGGGAACAAGGGGATTTCGATTGTGGTGCTGTGA